One genomic segment of Sanyastnella coralliicola includes these proteins:
- the rfaE2 gene encoding D-glycero-beta-D-manno-heptose 1-phosphate adenylyltransferase produces the protein MPQNSLESFLDSCRESGKKIVFTNGVFDILHVGHVTYLEKAAEHGDVLIVGVNDDDSVRRLNKGPERPINPEDARAKVIASLKSVDHAVIFGEDTPYELIQLIQPDVLVKGGDYDPDCTDASDKRYMVGSDIVRAKGGTVASIPLVEGFSTTGIVSKMRASR, from the coding sequence ATGCCGCAGAATAGTCTCGAAAGCTTTCTTGATTCTTGCCGCGAAAGCGGAAAGAAGATTGTCTTCACCAACGGTGTCTTTGATATTCTTCACGTAGGCCACGTGACCTACCTCGAAAAAGCTGCAGAGCATGGGGATGTGCTCATCGTTGGCGTCAATGACGATGACAGTGTTCGTCGTTTGAATAAAGGACCAGAACGTCCGATCAACCCCGAAGATGCACGCGCCAAAGTCATTGCTTCACTTAAGAGTGTAGATCACGCGGTTATTTTCGGTGAAGACACTCCTTACGAGCTCATACAGCTCATCCAACCCGATGTCTTAGTCAAAGGCGGGGATTATGATCCAGACTGTACTGACGCGTCTGATAAGCGTTATATGGTAGGTTCTGATATCGTTCGCGCCAAAGGCGGAACGGTGGCTTCCATACCTCTCGTTGAAGGGTTTTCTACTACGGGGATTGTTTCGAAGATGAGGGCTTCACGGTAG
- a CDS encoding lysylphosphatidylglycerol synthase transmembrane domain-containing protein — MKRLVNIFKYILFLGIGVFLFYLAMLGVIRGPQLVESPSVRFEMGSGHSDCDNGLSGLRVSAADKALRGTPYQVTDTLGNVILSGAFVNEAMDEKEYVSECLSPGHYNFVLPEPPEGEYSFAIQGVDLTDQLINDMKRASIPGIALSFLFGYLAIVSRGIRWQYLLEPLGYKPKTINAVNSVAFAYFANTFVPRSGELARCAALNQSDDIPVDKLFGTVISERVVDMVMLVIFMSVALISNLDAFQTLLDLSIGGGEEVNEEDSNLLVTIGLVAMGVVVALGFMFRRSIMASKLYGKVKGFLGGVGDGLKSVLKMKRRGAFIFHTFFIWGMYFGMAYVIYMSIDATSHMTVTQSLFVMVAGGFGMILPAPGGIGSYHWTVKLGFIALGMSGALGFAVANVMWLTQTVMIVVTGGIGYLLLMWGNIRKERQANAAE; from the coding sequence TTGAAGCGATTGGTCAATATTTTTAAGTATATCCTGTTCCTCGGAATTGGGGTTTTCTTGTTCTACTTAGCAATGCTAGGTGTCATCAGAGGACCGCAACTTGTCGAGTCTCCTTCTGTGAGGTTTGAAATGGGGTCAGGCCACAGTGATTGTGATAATGGACTTTCCGGATTGCGTGTTTCGGCTGCTGATAAAGCGCTTCGAGGCACTCCTTACCAAGTCACTGATACCTTAGGAAACGTGATTCTCTCAGGAGCTTTCGTCAATGAAGCGATGGATGAGAAGGAGTATGTCTCTGAGTGTTTGTCACCAGGACATTACAACTTCGTTCTTCCAGAACCGCCCGAAGGAGAGTATAGTTTCGCTATCCAAGGAGTAGACTTAACAGACCAATTGATCAATGATATGAAGCGTGCTTCCATCCCTGGAATCGCACTCTCCTTCCTCTTTGGGTACCTCGCGATTGTCAGTCGTGGTATTCGCTGGCAGTACCTCTTGGAACCATTGGGCTACAAGCCTAAGACGATCAATGCAGTCAACTCAGTGGCCTTCGCCTACTTCGCCAATACCTTCGTCCCACGAAGCGGTGAGTTGGCCCGTTGCGCCGCCTTAAATCAGTCAGACGATATTCCTGTCGACAAACTCTTCGGAACCGTGATTTCTGAGCGTGTAGTTGACATGGTGATGCTCGTGATTTTTATGTCCGTAGCATTGATTTCGAACCTTGATGCCTTTCAAACCTTGCTTGATCTTTCAATTGGAGGTGGTGAAGAAGTAAATGAAGAAGACTCGAATTTACTAGTAACAATTGGCCTAGTTGCAATGGGAGTTGTGGTGGCACTAGGGTTCATGTTCCGTCGCTCAATTATGGCAAGCAAGCTCTATGGGAAAGTCAAAGGCTTCCTTGGTGGTGTTGGTGACGGACTCAAAAGCGTACTGAAAATGAAGCGCCGAGGGGCCTTCATCTTCCATACCTTCTTTATCTGGGGCATGTACTTCGGGATGGCTTATGTCATCTACATGAGTATTGATGCGACCAGCCACATGACCGTGACGCAATCACTCTTCGTCATGGTTGCGGGAGGATTCGGAATGATTCTACCTGCTCCTGGAGGAATCGGATCTTACCACTGGACTGTGAAACTCGGCTTCATCGCCTTGGGCATGAGCGGAGCGCTTGGGTTCGCCGTGGCCAATGTCATGTGGCTAACACAAACGGTTATGATCGTTGTGACCGGAGGGATAGGTTACCTTCTTTTGATGTGGGGTAACATCCGCAAAGAACGTCAAGCCAATGCCGCAGAATAG
- the panD gene encoding aspartate 1-decarboxylase has product MLLQVMKSKLHRVTVTQADLNYIGSITIDEDLMDAGNLLEGERVQIVNLMNGERLETYVIKGERGSGMICLNGPAARKVAVGDVVIVISYGYMTPEEAKDYKPTLVFPDTETNKLV; this is encoded by the coding sequence ATGTTACTACAGGTAATGAAATCCAAGTTGCACCGCGTGACAGTCACGCAGGCAGACTTGAACTACATCGGAAGTATTACGATCGACGAAGACCTTATGGATGCAGGTAATCTGCTCGAGGGAGAACGTGTACAGATTGTAAACCTGATGAACGGAGAACGTCTGGAGACGTATGTGATCAAGGGAGAACGCGGATCAGGAATGATCTGCTTGAACGGACCAGCAGCACGTAAAGTGGCAGTGGGTGACGTGGTGATTGTGATCTCATACGGATACATGACTCCAGAAGAGGCAAAAGACTACAAGCCTACCTTGGTATTCCCTGATACGGAAACCAATAAACTCGTCTAA
- a CDS encoding YdeI/OmpD-associated family protein, translating into MNPAVDQYLLQGCGRCDLYGTPECKVHLWTNELIRLRAVVLDTQLVEEHKWGVACYTYQGKNVAIMSALKGYVALSFFKGSLLDDKLALLSAPGPNSQAARMFKFTTSSQIAEHETSIRSYVKEAIELEKNGVSVPFKKVTEDDFPSELYDYFLEDPTYESAFRSLTPGRQRGWLLHFNGAKQTATIIRRIEKSAEKVLNGKGWNER; encoded by the coding sequence ATGAACCCAGCTGTTGACCAATACCTCCTTCAGGGATGCGGAAGATGCGATTTGTACGGCACTCCGGAATGCAAGGTTCACTTGTGGACGAATGAGCTCATTCGGCTTCGTGCAGTGGTACTAGACACACAACTCGTAGAGGAACATAAGTGGGGTGTTGCTTGCTACACGTATCAAGGAAAAAACGTTGCGATCATGAGCGCCTTGAAAGGCTATGTAGCATTGAGTTTTTTTAAGGGCAGTCTTCTTGACGATAAATTAGCGCTTCTTTCAGCACCTGGTCCAAATTCTCAAGCTGCACGAATGTTCAAGTTCACGACCTCTTCGCAAATTGCTGAACATGAGACTTCCATTCGAAGCTATGTCAAGGAAGCGATCGAATTAGAAAAAAATGGAGTCAGCGTTCCCTTTAAAAAAGTAACCGAAGACGACTTCCCTTCCGAACTCTATGATTATTTCCTAGAAGACCCCACCTACGAAAGTGCCTTCCGCTCGCTCACTCCCGGACGTCAACGTGGATGGCTACTTCACTTTAATGGTGCGAAACAAACTGCAACCATCATTCGACGAATTGAGAAAAGTGCCGAGAAAGTTCTGAATGGAAAAGGCTGGAACGAACGCTAA